In Vespula vulgaris chromosome 10, iyVesVulg1.1, whole genome shotgun sequence, the following are encoded in one genomic region:
- the LOC127067264 gene encoding target of Myb protein 1 isoform X1: protein MSFFGVNVNPFSTPVGQKIEQATDGGLPSENWALNIEICDIINETEDGPRDAIKAIKRRLNQAAGKNYTIVMYTLTVLETCVKNCGKRFHALACSREFVQELVKLIGPKNEPPTAVQEKILNLVQTWADTFCHQPHTQGVVQVYQELKAKGILFPMTDLDAMAPIITPQRSVPETEQISGNLPVNDQHISNSTVIQQQSQLQSCSQLTQLNEQQLAKLQSELDVVQGNMRVLSEMLTYLTDQTSTQPPDSADLELLTELHATCKAMQERVVDLIGKLANDEMTAELLRINDELNNLFLRYSRYTKNKAVPASTILAQTIGQPPNIDSSAESTKKEADSLIDLSDEIDTVQKQVAGMGISETDDNLRVEKKEKKGGDNDEFDMFAQSRNATYETTKNSGSKYEDNMEQVSGGSLSSAILNRNNPKYSHQTASTTATTTTTTTTTTAVAAAAAPPTTTTLNRESEFSEMAAWLSHTPAVQGDQESLTSSEFERFLAERAAAAEALPTLSTTTTPSNTSNSGNPNIQRQINKDQDKSLFAL from the exons ATGTCATTTTTTGGAGTCAACGTAAATCCCTTTTCAACGCCAGTGGGCCAAAAAATTG AGCAAGCTACGGATGGTGGTTTGCCTAGTGAAAATTGGGCACTTAATATAGAGATATGTGATATTATAAATGAGACAGAAGATGGACCTAGAGATGCTATTAAAGCAATTAAGCGCAGGCTTAATCAAGCTGCTGGCAAAAATTATACTATAGTAATGTATACGCTTACT GTATTAGAAACCTGCGTGAAAAATTGTGGAAAACGTTTTCACGCTCTTGCTTGTTCACGAGAATTTGTACAAGAATTGGTTAAGTTAATTGGACCGAAAAATGAACCACCAACTGCTGTGcaggaaaaaattttgaatcttGTTCAAACATGGGCAGATACATTCTGTCATCAACCGCATACTCAAGGAGTTGTACAAGTCTATCAGGAATTAAAAGCAAAAGGCATACTATTTCCGATGACTGATTTGGATGCAATGGCACCTATCATTACCCCTCAAAGA agtGTACCTGAAACAGAACAAATCTCAGGGAATTTGCCTGTCAATGATCAACATATTTCCAACTCTACAGTGATACAACAACAATCGCAATTACAATCATGTAGTCAGTTAACTCAATTGAATGAGCAACAATTGGCAAAATTACAAAGTGAACTGGATGTTGTGCAAGGCAACATGCGTGTTTTATCAGAAATGTTAACATATTTGACAGATCAAACTTCTACTCAACCACCAGATTCTGCAGATCTTGAATTATTAACA gAATTGCATGCAACATGTAAAGCAATGCAAGAACGTGTGGTAGATTTAATTGGAAAACTAGCTAATGATGAAATGACAGCTgaattattacgtataaatgaTGAACTCAATAACTTGTTCCTGCGTTATTCaagatatacaaaaaataaagctGTACCTGCAAGTACTATATTAGCTCAAACAATAGGTCAACCACCAAATATTGATTCGAGTGCAGAgtcaacaaaaaaagaggcaGATTCACTTATAGATTTGTCAGATGAAATTGATACTGTACAAAAGCAGGTGGCAGGAATGG GTATATCTGAAACTGATGATAATCTTagggtagaaaaaaaagaaaagaaaggtggAGATAATGATGAATTTGATATGTTTGCACAGTCCCGCAATGCGACATATGAGACAACAAAAAACAg tGGCAGCAAATATGAAGACAATATGGAACAGGTGAGCGGAGGAAGTCTAAGTTCAGCAATTCTCAATCGTAACAATCCTAAGTATTCCCACCAAACTGCttctactactgctactactactactactactactactactactgctgttgctgctgctgctgctcctcctactactactact CTCAACCGGGAATCAGAATTCAGTGAAATGGCAGCTTGGCTTAGTCATACG CCTGCTGTACAAGGTGACCAAGAATCTTTAACATCATCAGAGTTTGAACGTTTTTTAGCAGAGCGAGCAGCTGCTGCTGAAGCTCTTCCTACACTTTCAACTACAACAACTCCATCAAATACTTCAAATTCTGGAAATCCAAATATTCAACgtcaaattaataaagatcaaGATAAATCTTTATTTGCTCTGTAA
- the LOC127067264 gene encoding target of Myb protein 1 isoform X2: protein MSFFGVNVNPFSTPVGQKIEQATDGGLPSENWALNIEICDIINETEDGPRDAIKAIKRRLNQAAGKNYTIVMYTLTVLETCVKNCGKRFHALACSREFVQELVKLIGPKNEPPTAVQEKILNLVQTWADTFCHQPHTQGVVQVYQELKAKGILFPMTDLDAMAPIITPQRSVPETEQISGNLPVNDQHISNSTVIQQQSQLQSCSQLTQLNEQQLAKLQSELDVVQGNMRVLSEMLTYLTDQTSTQPPDSADLELLTELHATCKAMQERVVDLIGKLANDEMTAELLRINDELNNLFLRYSRYTKNKAVPASTILAQTIGQPPNIDSSAESTKKEADSLIDLSDEIDTVQKQVAGMGISETDDNLRVEKKEKKGGDNDEFDMFAQSRNATYETTKNSGSKYEDNMEQVSGGSLSSAILNRNNPKYSHQTASTTATTTTTTTTTTAVAAAAAPPTTTTPAVQGDQESLTSSEFERFLAERAAAAEALPTLSTTTTPSNTSNSGNPNIQRQINKDQDKSLFAL from the exons ATGTCATTTTTTGGAGTCAACGTAAATCCCTTTTCAACGCCAGTGGGCCAAAAAATTG AGCAAGCTACGGATGGTGGTTTGCCTAGTGAAAATTGGGCACTTAATATAGAGATATGTGATATTATAAATGAGACAGAAGATGGACCTAGAGATGCTATTAAAGCAATTAAGCGCAGGCTTAATCAAGCTGCTGGCAAAAATTATACTATAGTAATGTATACGCTTACT GTATTAGAAACCTGCGTGAAAAATTGTGGAAAACGTTTTCACGCTCTTGCTTGTTCACGAGAATTTGTACAAGAATTGGTTAAGTTAATTGGACCGAAAAATGAACCACCAACTGCTGTGcaggaaaaaattttgaatcttGTTCAAACATGGGCAGATACATTCTGTCATCAACCGCATACTCAAGGAGTTGTACAAGTCTATCAGGAATTAAAAGCAAAAGGCATACTATTTCCGATGACTGATTTGGATGCAATGGCACCTATCATTACCCCTCAAAGA agtGTACCTGAAACAGAACAAATCTCAGGGAATTTGCCTGTCAATGATCAACATATTTCCAACTCTACAGTGATACAACAACAATCGCAATTACAATCATGTAGTCAGTTAACTCAATTGAATGAGCAACAATTGGCAAAATTACAAAGTGAACTGGATGTTGTGCAAGGCAACATGCGTGTTTTATCAGAAATGTTAACATATTTGACAGATCAAACTTCTACTCAACCACCAGATTCTGCAGATCTTGAATTATTAACA gAATTGCATGCAACATGTAAAGCAATGCAAGAACGTGTGGTAGATTTAATTGGAAAACTAGCTAATGATGAAATGACAGCTgaattattacgtataaatgaTGAACTCAATAACTTGTTCCTGCGTTATTCaagatatacaaaaaataaagctGTACCTGCAAGTACTATATTAGCTCAAACAATAGGTCAACCACCAAATATTGATTCGAGTGCAGAgtcaacaaaaaaagaggcaGATTCACTTATAGATTTGTCAGATGAAATTGATACTGTACAAAAGCAGGTGGCAGGAATGG GTATATCTGAAACTGATGATAATCTTagggtagaaaaaaaagaaaagaaaggtggAGATAATGATGAATTTGATATGTTTGCACAGTCCCGCAATGCGACATATGAGACAACAAAAAACAg tGGCAGCAAATATGAAGACAATATGGAACAGGTGAGCGGAGGAAGTCTAAGTTCAGCAATTCTCAATCGTAACAATCCTAAGTATTCCCACCAAACTGCttctactactgctactactactactactactactactactactgctgttgctgctgctgctgctcctcctactactactact CCTGCTGTACAAGGTGACCAAGAATCTTTAACATCATCAGAGTTTGAACGTTTTTTAGCAGAGCGAGCAGCTGCTGCTGAAGCTCTTCCTACACTTTCAACTACAACAACTCCATCAAATACTTCAAATTCTGGAAATCCAAATATTCAACgtcaaattaataaagatcaaGATAAATCTTTATTTGCTCTGTAA
- the LOC127067264 gene encoding TOM1-like protein 2 isoform X3, which produces MSFFGVNVNPFSTPVGQKIEQATDGGLPSENWALNIEICDIINETEDGPRDAIKAIKRRLNQAAGKNYTIVMYTLTVLETCVKNCGKRFHALACSREFVQELVKLIGPKNEPPTAVQEKILNLVQTWADTFCHQPHTQGVVQVYQELKAKGILFPMTDLDAMAPIITPQRSVPETEQISGNLPVNDQHISNSTVIQQQSQLQSCSQLTQLNEQQLAKLQSELDVVQGNMRVLSEMLTYLTDQTSTQPPDSADLELLTELHATCKAMQERVVDLIGKLANDEMTAELLRINDELNNLFLRYSRYTKNKAVPASTILAQTIGQPPNIDSSAESTKKEADSLIDLSDEIDTVQKQVAGMGISETDDNLRVEKKEKKGGDNDEFDMFAQSRNATYETTKNSGSKYEDNMEQLNRESEFSEMAAWLSHTPAVQGDQESLTSSEFERFLAERAAAAEALPTLSTTTTPSNTSNSGNPNIQRQINKDQDKSLFAL; this is translated from the exons ATGTCATTTTTTGGAGTCAACGTAAATCCCTTTTCAACGCCAGTGGGCCAAAAAATTG AGCAAGCTACGGATGGTGGTTTGCCTAGTGAAAATTGGGCACTTAATATAGAGATATGTGATATTATAAATGAGACAGAAGATGGACCTAGAGATGCTATTAAAGCAATTAAGCGCAGGCTTAATCAAGCTGCTGGCAAAAATTATACTATAGTAATGTATACGCTTACT GTATTAGAAACCTGCGTGAAAAATTGTGGAAAACGTTTTCACGCTCTTGCTTGTTCACGAGAATTTGTACAAGAATTGGTTAAGTTAATTGGACCGAAAAATGAACCACCAACTGCTGTGcaggaaaaaattttgaatcttGTTCAAACATGGGCAGATACATTCTGTCATCAACCGCATACTCAAGGAGTTGTACAAGTCTATCAGGAATTAAAAGCAAAAGGCATACTATTTCCGATGACTGATTTGGATGCAATGGCACCTATCATTACCCCTCAAAGA agtGTACCTGAAACAGAACAAATCTCAGGGAATTTGCCTGTCAATGATCAACATATTTCCAACTCTACAGTGATACAACAACAATCGCAATTACAATCATGTAGTCAGTTAACTCAATTGAATGAGCAACAATTGGCAAAATTACAAAGTGAACTGGATGTTGTGCAAGGCAACATGCGTGTTTTATCAGAAATGTTAACATATTTGACAGATCAAACTTCTACTCAACCACCAGATTCTGCAGATCTTGAATTATTAACA gAATTGCATGCAACATGTAAAGCAATGCAAGAACGTGTGGTAGATTTAATTGGAAAACTAGCTAATGATGAAATGACAGCTgaattattacgtataaatgaTGAACTCAATAACTTGTTCCTGCGTTATTCaagatatacaaaaaataaagctGTACCTGCAAGTACTATATTAGCTCAAACAATAGGTCAACCACCAAATATTGATTCGAGTGCAGAgtcaacaaaaaaagaggcaGATTCACTTATAGATTTGTCAGATGAAATTGATACTGTACAAAAGCAGGTGGCAGGAATGG GTATATCTGAAACTGATGATAATCTTagggtagaaaaaaaagaaaagaaaggtggAGATAATGATGAATTTGATATGTTTGCACAGTCCCGCAATGCGACATATGAGACAACAAAAAACAg tGGCAGCAAATATGAAGACAATATGGAACAG CTCAACCGGGAATCAGAATTCAGTGAAATGGCAGCTTGGCTTAGTCATACG CCTGCTGTACAAGGTGACCAAGAATCTTTAACATCATCAGAGTTTGAACGTTTTTTAGCAGAGCGAGCAGCTGCTGCTGAAGCTCTTCCTACACTTTCAACTACAACAACTCCATCAAATACTTCAAATTCTGGAAATCCAAATATTCAACgtcaaattaataaagatcaaGATAAATCTTTATTTGCTCTGTAA
- the LOC127067264 gene encoding TOM1-like protein 2 isoform X4, giving the protein MSFFGVNVNPFSTPVGQKIEQATDGGLPSENWALNIEICDIINETEDGPRDAIKAIKRRLNQAAGKNYTIVMYTLTVLETCVKNCGKRFHALACSREFVQELVKLIGPKNEPPTAVQEKILNLVQTWADTFCHQPHTQGVVQVYQELKAKGILFPMTDLDAMAPIITPQRSVPETEQISGNLPVNDQHISNSTVIQQQSQLQSCSQLTQLNEQQLAKLQSELDVVQGNMRVLSEMLTYLTDQTSTQPPDSADLELLTELHATCKAMQERVVDLIGKLANDEMTAELLRINDELNNLFLRYSRYTKNKAVPASTILAQTIGQPPNIDSSAESTKKEADSLIDLSDEIDTVQKQVAGMGISETDDNLRVEKKEKKGGDNDEFDMFAQSRNATYETTKNSGSKYEDNMEQPAVQGDQESLTSSEFERFLAERAAAAEALPTLSTTTTPSNTSNSGNPNIQRQINKDQDKSLFAL; this is encoded by the exons ATGTCATTTTTTGGAGTCAACGTAAATCCCTTTTCAACGCCAGTGGGCCAAAAAATTG AGCAAGCTACGGATGGTGGTTTGCCTAGTGAAAATTGGGCACTTAATATAGAGATATGTGATATTATAAATGAGACAGAAGATGGACCTAGAGATGCTATTAAAGCAATTAAGCGCAGGCTTAATCAAGCTGCTGGCAAAAATTATACTATAGTAATGTATACGCTTACT GTATTAGAAACCTGCGTGAAAAATTGTGGAAAACGTTTTCACGCTCTTGCTTGTTCACGAGAATTTGTACAAGAATTGGTTAAGTTAATTGGACCGAAAAATGAACCACCAACTGCTGTGcaggaaaaaattttgaatcttGTTCAAACATGGGCAGATACATTCTGTCATCAACCGCATACTCAAGGAGTTGTACAAGTCTATCAGGAATTAAAAGCAAAAGGCATACTATTTCCGATGACTGATTTGGATGCAATGGCACCTATCATTACCCCTCAAAGA agtGTACCTGAAACAGAACAAATCTCAGGGAATTTGCCTGTCAATGATCAACATATTTCCAACTCTACAGTGATACAACAACAATCGCAATTACAATCATGTAGTCAGTTAACTCAATTGAATGAGCAACAATTGGCAAAATTACAAAGTGAACTGGATGTTGTGCAAGGCAACATGCGTGTTTTATCAGAAATGTTAACATATTTGACAGATCAAACTTCTACTCAACCACCAGATTCTGCAGATCTTGAATTATTAACA gAATTGCATGCAACATGTAAAGCAATGCAAGAACGTGTGGTAGATTTAATTGGAAAACTAGCTAATGATGAAATGACAGCTgaattattacgtataaatgaTGAACTCAATAACTTGTTCCTGCGTTATTCaagatatacaaaaaataaagctGTACCTGCAAGTACTATATTAGCTCAAACAATAGGTCAACCACCAAATATTGATTCGAGTGCAGAgtcaacaaaaaaagaggcaGATTCACTTATAGATTTGTCAGATGAAATTGATACTGTACAAAAGCAGGTGGCAGGAATGG GTATATCTGAAACTGATGATAATCTTagggtagaaaaaaaagaaaagaaaggtggAGATAATGATGAATTTGATATGTTTGCACAGTCCCGCAATGCGACATATGAGACAACAAAAAACAg tGGCAGCAAATATGAAGACAATATGGAACAG CCTGCTGTACAAGGTGACCAAGAATCTTTAACATCATCAGAGTTTGAACGTTTTTTAGCAGAGCGAGCAGCTGCTGCTGAAGCTCTTCCTACACTTTCAACTACAACAACTCCATCAAATACTTCAAATTCTGGAAATCCAAATATTCAACgtcaaattaataaagatcaaGATAAATCTTTATTTGCTCTGTAA
- the LOC127067266 gene encoding cytidine deaminase-like has translation MNHGEIVDFTSLDSDSQELIKQSAIVREYSYAPYSNFKVGSAILCTDGTIIKGCNVENLSYPVGICAERTAIAKAISEGKRKFKILAVVADQENKFTTPCGMCRQAIAEFGNVTIYCAKSDMKDVLRTTLNDLLPFAFSPDVKN, from the exons ATGAATCACGGAGAAATTGTCGATTTTACATCGCTTG attcaGACAGTCAAGagttaataaaacaaagtgCAATTGTACGAGAATACTCATATGCACCATATAGCAACTTTAAAGTGGGTTCTGCAATACTTTGTACCGATGGGACAATCATTAAAGGCTGTAATGTGGAAAATTTATCGTATCCTGTTGGAATATGTGCAGAAAGAACAGCTATTGCAAAAGCAATATcggaagggaaaagaaagtttaaaaTATTAGCGGTAGTAGCAgatcaagaaaataaatttaccacACCTTGTGGCATGTGTCGACAAGCTATTGCTGAGTTTGGTAATGTAACTATTTATTGTGCAAAGTCTGATATGAAAGATGTATTACGGACTACATTAAATGATTTACTTCCCTTTGCATTCAGTCCAGatgtgaaaaattaa